Proteins found in one Sorghum bicolor cultivar BTx623 chromosome 1, Sorghum_bicolor_NCBIv3, whole genome shotgun sequence genomic segment:
- the LOC8056832 gene encoding probable NAD(P)H-dependent oxidoreductase 1: MCGSSPTQHKSSQSEPRRCRHRAARVGGRGELGTMSAPGRAPCGLPRIGLGTAVQGPRPDPVRAAVLRAIQLGYRHFDTAAHYATEAPIGEAAAEAVRAGVVASREELFITSKVWCADAHPDRVLPALRRTLSNLQMEYVDLYMVHWPVTMKAGRYTAPFTPEDFEPFDMRSVWEAMEECHRLGLAKAIGVCNFSCKKLDTLLSFATIPPLVNQVEINPVWQQHKLREFCREKGIQLCAYSPLGAKGTHWGSDSVMDSGVLHEIAKSKGKTVAQVCLRWVYEQGDCLIVKSFDEGRMKENLDIVGWELTEEERQRISKIPQRKINQGRRYVSEHGPYKSLEELWDGEI, from the exons ATGTGTGGTAGTAGCCCAACACAACACAAGTCAAGTCAGTCCGAGCCCCGCAGGTGTCGACACCGCGCCGCGAGGGTGGGGGGAAGGGGGGAACTGGGGACCATGAGCGCGCCCGGGCGAGCTCCGTGCGGCCTGCCGCGCATCGGGCTGGGCACGGCGGTGCAGGGCCCGCGGCCGGACCCCGTCCGCGCCGCGGTGCTCCGCGCCATCCAGCTCGGCTACCGCCACTTCGACACGGCCGCGCACTACGCCACCGAGGCGCCCATCGGGGAGGCCGCCGCCGAGGCCGTGCGTGCGGGGGTCGTCGCCTCCCGCGAGGAGCTCTTCATCACGTCCAAGGTCTGGTGCGCCGACGCGCACCCGGACAGGGTGCTCCCGGCGCTCCGCCGGACGCTCAG CAATCTCCAGATGGAGTACGTGGATCTGTACATGGTCCACTGGCCCGTGACCATGAAGGCCGGGAGGTACACGGCCCCCTTCACGCCCGAGGACTTCGAGCCGTTCGACATGCGATCCGTGTGGGAGGCCATGGAGGAGTGCCACCGCCTGGGCCTCGCCAAGGCCATCGGCGTCTGCAACTTCTCCTGCAAGAAGCTCGACACCCTGCTGTCCTTCGCCACCATCCCTCCCCTCGTCAATCAG GTTGAGATCAACCCAGTGTGGCAGCAGCATAAGCTGAGGGAGTTCTGCCGGGAGAAAGGCATCCAGCTATGCGCCTACTCGCCCCTGGGCGCCAAGGGCACGCACTGGGGCAGCGACTCGGTGATGGACTCTGGTGTCCTGCACGAGATCGCCAAGTCCAAGGGCAAAACCGTGGCACAG GTGTGCCTGAGGTGGGTGTACGAGCAGGGCGACTGCCTGATCGTGAAGAGCTTCGACGAAGGGCGGATGAAGGAGAACCTGGACATCGTGGGCTGGGAGCtgacggaggaggagaggcagcGCATCAGCAAGATCCCCCAGAGGAAGATCAACCAGGGCCGCCGCTACGTCTCCGAGCACGGGCCCTACAAGTCCCTCGAGGAGCTCTGGGACGGCGAGATATAA